ATCGGTGTGCACCCGAAAGCGCTGCTGAACTACAACAGCCTGCCGCGCGACATCCAGCAAACGGTAGACAAGCGGATTGCCGGCTACGGCGACCCGGTGGAGTTTTACGTCGAGAAACTGGTGGAAGGCATCAGCACCCTGGCGGCAGCCTTCCATCCCGAGAAGGTGATCGTGCGCCTGTCCGACTTCAAGTCCAACGAGTACGCCAACCTGATCGGCGGCAAGCTGTATGAGCCAGAGGAAGAGAACCCGATGCTGGGCTTCCGCGGCGCCTCCCGCTATGTCAGCGAGAACTTCCGCGACTGTTTCGAGCTGGAGTGCCGGGCCCTGAAGAAGGTCCGTGAGGAGATGGGCTTCACCAACGTTGAGGTGATGGTGCCCTTCGTGCGGACCGTGGGCGAGGCCGAGCATGTGATCGAGCTGCTGGCGAAAAACGGCCTGAAGCGGGGGGAGGAAGGCCTGCGCGTCATCATGATGTGCGAGCTGCCCACCAATGCGTTGCTGGCCGATGAGTTCATCCAGCACTTCGACGGTTTCTCCATCGGCTCCAACGACCTGACTCAGCTGACCCTGGGCCTGGATCGGGATTCCGGTATTGTCAGCCACCTGTTTGACGAGCGCGATCCGGCAGTGAAGAAGCTGCTGAGCATGGCGATCGAGGCATGCAACAAGGCAGGCAAGTACGTCGGGATCTGCGGCCAGGGGCCGTCCGATCACCCGGATCTGGCCAAGTGGCTGATGGAACAGGGCATTTCCAGTGTGTCCCTGAACCCGGATTCGGTCCTGGACACCTGGTTCTATCTGGCTGAGAAGCACGGGAAGTAATCCCGTGCCAGAAACCGGAACCGGAGACGGCCGGACCCGAAAGGGTCCGGCTTTTTTATGACATTTCATCGCCTGTTGCGGCTGGATCAGGTGCACGATGGTCTGCGGGCCAGGTTTCGCATCGGTCGCCACGAGTTGCTGCTGATATCGGTCGGCACGGAGGTCTTCCTGCTGGATGCACGCTGCCCGCATGCCGGGAGTGATCTGGGCCGTGGCACCCTGTCCGGTTACCAACTGCGCTGCCCGGGACACGGGCAGGTGTTTGATGTGCGTGAGTGCGGGCGGGCAGGGCAGCCGGTCGGCTACCCGGTGGAGTACGATGGTCAGTGGCTGGGCGTCAGCCTGCCCTGAGCGTCAGCGGATGGCCAGGCTCGGGTCCGGGCTGGCGAAGTGCTGCTGGTATCGTGGCAGCAACTGCTGGACGCGCTTTACATAGCCCTGGGTTTCCGGGAAGGGCGGTACGCCGCCATAGCGGCGCACATTGCCTTCGCCTGCGTTGTAGGCCGCCAGCACCAGTTCGAGATCGTCGAAGCGCTCCATCAGGTAATTGAGGAAGCGTGCCCCCCCGGCGATGTTCTGGCGCGGGTCGAAGGCGTTGTTGACCTCCAGGAAGTTGGCGGTTCGCGGCATCAGTTGCATCAGCCCCTGGGCGCCGACGCGGGAGACGGCATGACGATCGAACAGGGATTCAGCGTGGATGACGGCCTTGATCAGGCCGGGATCAATCCCGTAAAGACGTGCCGCGTGGCGGATTTCCGGGTCATAGAGGTCGCGCAGGTCGTCGCTGAGGGGCCCGCGCCGCTCCACCCAGCCCCGGCGCACGTTCAGCAGCTCGTAGCCGGAGGGCATGCTCTCGCGGTCGGTGAACATCGGCACGCCGTCCGGAGCACGATAGGTATAGATCGCGTCGGCGCTGGCCTGCCATGGCGCCAGCGCGCTGGTGGCCAGCAACGCCAGCGGTATGATGAAGGGTCCCCGCATGTCCCGATCCCATGCTTTATTCTGATATGTGGACTGCCAAGTATGCCTGAAATCTGAGCAAGGAGAAAAGATGTACGATCTGATAGTCATCGGGGCAGGCTCCGGCGGGGTGCGGGCGGCGCGGATCGCCGCAGGACTCGGCGCCCGGGTCGCCATTGTCGAATCCCGCTTCTTCGGCGGTACCTGCGTGAATGTGGGGTGTGTGCCGAAGAAGCTGTTTGCTTACGCCTCCGAGTTTCCCGGCCTGTTCGCCCAGGCGCGTGACTTCGGTTTCGAGCCGGGGCAGGGCGCGGAGGCGCGGCCTGACTGGGCCCGGCTGCGTGACAACAAGACACGGGCCATCGAGCGTCTGAACGGCATTTATGAGCGCATGCTGGAGCAGGCCGGCGTCGAGGTGTTCGTTGGCCACGGGCGTATCGAGGCGGCCGGCAGCGTGTCGGTCACCGCGTCCGACGGCGCTCGCCAGTTGCTCTCCGGGCGGCACCTGCTGATTGCCACCGGCGGCAAGCCGCATGTACCGGATGTGCCCGGCCATGAACTGGCACTGATCTCCGACGACCTGTTTTTCCTGCCGGATCTGCCGCGCCGGGTCGCCGTGGTAGGCGGAGGCTATATTGCTACGGAGTTCGCCTCGATCCTGCAGGGTCTCGGGGTCGAGGTGCAGCAGTTGTATCGTGGTGATCTCTTTCTGCGCGGTTTCGATGACGATATTCGCCGCTTTGTCGCCGAGCAGATGCGCGAGCGTGGCGTGGCGCTGCGTTTCAATACCGACGTCACGGCCATACGCGAAACCCCGGACGGTGGCCGCCTGCTTACCCTGGCAGACGGCAGCCACTGCGAGGTGGATGCGGTGTTCTACGCCACCGGCCGGGTGCCGAATATCGACGATCTGTTCGCCCCGGGTGTCGATATCGCCCGCAGCAGCAACGGCGCGCTGAGCGTGGATGCCGGCTATGCCACCAGCCTGCCGGGCCTCTACGCCGTGGGCGACGTCACCGATCGGGTCCAGTTGACCCCGGTAGCCCTGGCGGAGGGCATGTGGCTGGCGCGCGCCCTGTTTGGCCAGGATGCCCAGCCGGACGTGGGCTACGAAAACATACCCACCGCGGTCTTCTGCCAGCCGAATATCGGCACCGTGGGGCTCACCGAAGCCGAGGCGCAGGCGCGCTATGGCAGCCTGCGCATCTATCTGGGCAATTTCCGCCCGCTTCGTTACAGCCTCGGTGACATCCAGCACCGCTCGCTGGTCAAGCTGGTGGTCGATGATGCAACGGATCGCGTGGTCGGCCTGCATATGGCCGGTGATGAAGCCGGTGAAATCGTTCAGGGGTTCGCAGTGGCCGTGAACATGGGGGCGACCAAGGCGGACTTTGATCGCACCCTGGGGATTCACCCCACCTCGGCGGAAGAATTCGTGACCCTGCGAGAGGTGGCGCGGCGCGTCCCGCCCGCCACCTGAGATCGGCTCATCTGACGGCTTGGCGTCGGCGCAGACGCACCGGCAGTTTATCCTTGGGCACCGGCAGACTGGTCATGTCCAGCGGCATCCGGTAGTCCGCGTCCACCGACCATTCAAACTGCTGCACCAACTGGTGCAGCACCGCTTTGACCTGCAATTCGGCAAAATGCAGCCCGATGCACTTGTGGGCGCCGCCGCCAAAGGGGACCCAGGCATAGGGGTGCACCTTGTCTTCGCGGCGATCGTCAGCAAAACGCTCCGGGTCAAAGGTTGCCGGGCGGTTCCAGTACTCG
This region of Isoalcanivorax indicus genomic DNA includes:
- a CDS encoding Rieske (2Fe-2S) protein, producing the protein MTFHRLLRLDQVHDGLRARFRIGRHELLLISVGTEVFLLDARCPHAGSDLGRGTLSGYQLRCPGHGQVFDVRECGRAGQPVGYPVEYDGQWLGVSLP
- a CDS encoding lytic transglycosylase domain-containing protein is translated as MRGPFIIPLALLATSALAPWQASADAIYTYRAPDGVPMFTDRESMPSGYELLNVRRGWVERRGPLSDDLRDLYDPEIRHAARLYGIDPGLIKAVIHAESLFDRHAVSRVGAQGLMQLMPRTANFLEVNNAFDPRQNIAGGARFLNYLMERFDDLELVLAAYNAGEGNVRRYGGVPPFPETQGYVKRVQQLLPRYQQHFASPDPSLAIR
- the gorA gene encoding glutathione-disulfide reductase; its protein translation is MYDLIVIGAGSGGVRAARIAAGLGARVAIVESRFFGGTCVNVGCVPKKLFAYASEFPGLFAQARDFGFEPGQGAEARPDWARLRDNKTRAIERLNGIYERMLEQAGVEVFVGHGRIEAAGSVSVTASDGARQLLSGRHLLIATGGKPHVPDVPGHELALISDDLFFLPDLPRRVAVVGGGYIATEFASILQGLGVEVQQLYRGDLFLRGFDDDIRRFVAEQMRERGVALRFNTDVTAIRETPDGGRLLTLADGSHCEVDAVFYATGRVPNIDDLFAPGVDIARSSNGALSVDAGYATSLPGLYAVGDVTDRVQLTPVALAEGMWLARALFGQDAQPDVGYENIPTAVFCQPNIGTVGLTEAEAQARYGSLRIYLGNFRPLRYSLGDIQHRSLVKLVVDDATDRVVGLHMAGDEAGEIVQGFAVAVNMGATKADFDRTLGIHPTSAEEFVTLREVARRVPPAT